Part of the Vigna radiata var. radiata cultivar VC1973A chromosome 11, Vradiata_ver6, whole genome shotgun sequence genome is shown below.
TGCATGAGTCGTTAGATTTAAACTTTGACAATGGTATTGTTCATGCGCAAAAAAGGCTGTGCTTCATTAACCCAAGGATTTATCGATGTTGTATCAATGTTATTTTCGTATACTGACTTGCAATTGAAAAATTGATGCATTTTTGTACCTAGGCAAATATCCGAACTTGATGTAGTGAACTTTTATATTGTCATGTGCAGATGTTGAGGAAGTTAAGTAAACAACTTAGTGGTGAGGACTGGACGTGGAACAATTTGAACACATTGTGCTGGGCTATAGGATCTATATCTGGTTCCATGATGGAAGAGCAGGTATTGTGAACAACCCAATATACATTGTTCTGCCGACTGTTGTTAAAATGTCATCCTACTAAGATTGGCTGAAGGTTGAAGATTCAAAGTTGTGGGATCGTATGGTCCTtaccaaaaatattttcttaattcctAGTATGATAATGATACtataaataactaataatatgttaataaattcagttccaattttaaatatttattttataaacatggTAAGCATGAGAAAATAACAGTGAATATAACATAACACCAAAAGAGTATAATAGAAGACCCAGTAGGGAAGATAAATAAACCAAAGAATCAAACTCATTGATTTTTAGGCAATGTAAAAGAACATAAGGCACAAAATGAGACCAGAACTGCTCTTCATAGAGAAGAAACAGAGATGTGGGACTGGGAGAAAGGGTTCTGGGGGAAATGCAATGCTGGAAAAGATGCATGGCAGAGCCCCAAGTCAATGTTGATAACTACAATCCTATAGCGTTTACATAAACTTGTGTAGCTTCCCTAAGTTTGTCTAGTGAAGATCGCATGGAAATTCTTGGGAGTTTACCAACATAATCGAAAAAGAATATTACTTAAATACTTATTGATGACATATAGGCTTAACATGATACTATTTACTCaacaataattcaaataatgtagtaaaatagaaaatcacaataactaaactaattaaacataaaactaCAATAATGACCcagttttttataaattcataaaagcAAGTTATTGAAgttaaaacatttgaaaaaggaGTTAATTTCTTCCAATCATTTGAGTCATGGTAAATCATTGTTGTAATAAGGTCATTGGAGGCTAGGAAATTACAATTGAGTTCAACTTGTCCTACTTCTTCACTCAAGTTTGAGTTTGACAAACATGGTAACAGGACTAGAGCCATTTAAGCCCAATTGTTGGTACATATCAACATCAATTTTGGCTTGGTAATATGGACTATAACTGATATAtcctaattataaatatatttttatcctcaatgttgttttatttattttttatttttttaattgatgtatgtataacataattttccaaCCGAGTAATGTTAGTTGTATTCATGGTGTGAATAATTTGACTGAAATAAATCCTGGATTATCGTTTTTATTCTGATATGAAATTAGAAAATCAcagatattgatatttttacagTACAGTTGCAAACAGACGTGACAGCTAACTAAAACTCAACTGAGTCCTAGTAGCTGTATCTAGCTGATTAGGCTGGATTTTCTAGTCTAGGATAATTGGCTCCTGCGCAGGTACTCTGACCATTACAATGCGCAGGCCCAATAGGCTAGATTACACATGTATCCTAGCAaatatctttgttttttcttttggattCTTTTGTTGGTTGTgttatttcaagaaaaataagttaaaactCACATCTTGGTTCTGTGGCAGGAAAACAGATTTTTGGTTATGGTCATTCGTGATTTACTAAACCTATGTGAAATcacaaaaggaaaagataacAAAGCTGTTATTGCTAGTAATATCATGTAAGTGatttttgtgtatttgtttgccttttgtttttattgatgcATCTCCTTTGTTGAATAATGGTGCAGTTTCTTCTTCTGACAGGTATGTTGTGGGGCAGTATCCACGGTTTTTAAGAGCTCACTGGAAGTTTCTTAAAACTGTTGTTAATAAGTTGTTTGAGTTTATGCATGAGACACATCCTGGAGTTCAGGTTTtgatttgtgtttttattttctgtcaGATTTAGATGTCTGTCATCTCTGATGATATTTGCATGACTTGTTTGGAATAAACCTTGGTTGTGCTTGTCTTTCTTATGGTACGGGCTTTGTTTAtgttaaataacttaaattgaaatttatacaTCAATTGATATCTTGGACTCTGGAGAAGAGAAATATTAAATCACACAGATTACAATAAAACAGAATTTGCTGCACATAGTCATAAGCCCGTATtacaacatatttaataatttaatatgatgCCCCTAAAAGTCTATCTTAAAATTTCAACACTACATTCAGTAACCTATATAAACCatccaataataaattataagttttcttaaaaaatcagTATtagattttttagttttaatattccAATTTAgttcttattctattttttcttttaaaatttgattatattagtGATGTATTTAACTCAATGTGTAATTTGATTATTCTGATCCTTATATGCCTTGCTTTGTGTTTTTACCTAAGTctaacttatttcatttttcttttgaactaGTAGTTTATTCCAATTTTGAGtgctaaaatttaatttaaatactgTGCATTCTTCAatgattaaaacattattttacatGTAGAATACTTTTACCGTTCAGAATTCAATTTTCGTAATTTTGTtcatatttaacttattttaggATATGGCCTGCGATacatttttgaaaatagttCAGAAGTGCAAGCGTAAATTTGTTATCACCCAGGTAACATTCGTCCTCCCAAAGTATATTCCGTTTCTACATAtgtaataagaataatattaataatgtttgTTATTATGTCAGGTTGGAGAAAATGGGCCCTTTGTTTCTGAACTTCTTACTACTCTTCCTAATACAATTGTGGATCTTGAACCCCATCAAATACACTCGTTCTATGAATCTGTATCCACTTTTCTCTTAAGTTCACTGATAATTTTAGGTGATATGCTTATATTTGCATGTGTATATATTTCattgatattaaatattgtaGGTTGGTTACATGATTCAAGCAGAGTCTGATGTCCAGAAGAGAGATGAATATCTTCAAAAGTTGATGGTGCTGCCGAATCAGGTTATCTGTTTGATTAAGAAGCCACGTTATTTCCTTTATCTCTTTAATGTTATTTACATGCACGAATTCTCGTCCTACTCATTCTTTTGTAGAGATGGATGGAAATTATTGGGAAGGCACATCAAAATGTTGATTTTCTGAAGGATCAAGATGTGATCCGAAATGTTCTAAATATATTACAggtataatttttatagtaattttgtttattcTACTTTATATTTCCTGGAATTCCACTTTGCATGCTTGGAAGGCTTTTGAAGTGGAAATTAATTTGTTCTTTCTAGTTCTTTCTAGTCATCTGAAAATAAGttctttgattaatttattgtttgatcTTTTGTTTCCAAATTTAGAATTTCCTACACAAGTCTTTGTTCTTTGTTGATGGGTGAATTATTTCTTCGTATCTTACATTCTGTTCATTCCATTATTAGTAAATGATCATAATTGGAAATTTTGTATTCTGTACTCTTCATGTGTGCATTATTGGCAGTTGAACATAAACTTTTTTGGTTTATTCCCTGCTGATGGTAATGGACCTTCATGAATAGCTTATTAGAAGGACAGCCACAAGCCTTTCGTGAAACTTGTAGATTAACATTACCTTTACCTGGAAATAGGGCGACCTTCCTTCTCAGtaaactttcataaaaaaatacatctaATGACTTTGGTATTGAGCACATGATAGGAGtcattataatataatgttgTACCTTGCTAGTTATTTGATAATTAGGCAGGGTTTTAACACCTTGTCTTTTCTTAAGTTTCTACCAAGTGTTGATGTGTAATTGTTAGAcatataactattattttgaaagttttagCTGTTTGGTGGACCCTCATGGTTTATGTTACTTCTCTAACATGCATGTACGTTCATAAAAGCAGAGTCCTTTTTGGGTCTTATTATTTGAGCGAGGCCAATGCACAAGGGATTTCTTACCTTTTgttaaaattcaactttttacTTCAAGAATGGGGATGCAAGGAACGAATTCTTGACCATTTGGTAGTGTAATGTAGACTTCCAATATCGTCTCATGAACCAATGATAGTTTATATTACTTCTCTAACATGCATGTACCTTCATAAAAGCATAAACCTTTTGGGTCTTATTATTTGAGCTGGTCAATGCACTGGTTTTCTTACCTTttgttaaaattcaatttttatttaaagaaggAACGACTATTGACAACTTGGTAGGGTATTGGAGACTTCCAATATCGTATCATGAACCAATTATTCCAAATGGGTCAACTTTACGTGCATGGTTATATATTACATAGCTAACCACTAATATTTGTGTCATGGTTTGTAGCGTTTGTTTAGTTTTTTCCTCGTGCTTTACATTTCTTCTAATTGCAGACAAATACAAGTGTTGCATCTTCTCTAGGAACATATTTCCTACCACAGATCACATTGATTTTTTTGGACATGTTGAATGTGTACCGGTATGTTCTGTTGACtgaaatgtttttatattattttgacatGGATTTTTGTTTTATGCAACAAATATACTGATTAGATTCTTTTATCCTCTTATTAATAATGACTAATATGTTTTTTACCTGCAACAGAATGTATAGTGAGCTTATATCGAAAAGTATTGCAGAGGGTGGACCTTTTGCTTCTAGAACATCCTATGTTAAGCTTCTACGGTAGGTTTGGTTAATATAACATTGAATTTGTATTAACCAGGTTGCTGTTAACCTTGATACTATTGTTATTGATGCAGTTCGGTTAAGAGAGAAACACTTAAACTAGTTGATACATTCTTGGACAAGGCTGAGGATCAaccacaaattgcaaaacactTTGTACCACCAATGATGGATCCTGTTCTTGGAGATTATGCTAGGAATGTGCCTGATGCAAGAGAATCAGAGGTCTTGTCACTTTTTGCCACGGTTGTAAACAAGTATGTCAATTCTTCTCTCTATTTGTTAATTAATTGAGCGTTAACACTCAGAACTCTAcgtttatattcttttataatctaATAATGTCCACCCATGGCCAAAATAATCTTGTAGAAAGAGAATAAGCTAAGATCGCTCATATGCTCTGCAGATATAAAGCTGCAATGGTTGAAGATGTCCCTCGCATATTTGAAGCTGTTTTCCAGTGCACACTGGAGGTAATTATCTAGGTTATTTGTCTAGGTAACTGCATTGCACACTGCAATAGTTGATCATAATTCCCTTACATAGACTTCCAGCATGGCCAACCCACATTTATTTTCTCAAGTTGAATTGCCTTTTTCTGGTCTGTGGTTTTTGTTAATCTATGCTTAAATTTGCAGAAACTGGTTTTACATCGCTTAGAAGTTCTGTTTTTGATTCATTGTCTGTTATATTCTATCAATTGTGATGGTGTATAATTATTGGGTATCTGCACCTAAATATCAACATttgtatttattcttttattctggAACACAGATGATTACAAAGAATTTTGAAGACTACCCAGAGCATCGGCTAAAGTTCTTCTCATTACTGTGTGCCATAGCTACTCACTGTTTCCCTGCTTTGATCTGCCTGTCCAGTCAGGTGGTTTTTCTTACCTAGCACTTTCCCTACGCTAAATAATTGTGTGGCAGCTTATTTGGTTTCTGATGTTGTGTGTAATTTGTTTCAGCAACTGAAGCTTGTTATGGATTCAATAATATGGGCATTTCGGCATACAGAAAGGAATATCGCTGAGACTGGGCTAAACCTATTGTTTGAGATGCTGAAGAAGTTTCAGGTGATctttgtatattatttaatcCATATCTCACTTCATTTCCAAAGCTGtgaaacaatttatttataattgaaacaCAGGTTTCTACAATAagcaatttaagaaaaataacttattttagaaGATGAAGCACTGTTTCGtagtgtttattaaaaaaaaaattaagtaccTGTTTAATAAAATAGGCAAACTCCTGCTTGTTTTAAGCTAAACAAACTGACCCAAATTTCCTTAAGAAAACCTGAAAACTGCTCACTGAATAAACAAATTGAACCTAAAGAAGTAGAAACTTACATATTTTACTAAAGAAACACTTTTCTAATTGAGCACAAACAAACCGGCCTTTTATTTTCCTTAGTTTTTCTTGTTTGTTATTGTCTATCACTTTCCTATTCTGGATGATTCTGATGCTCCCTCAAGTTTTCCGTTGTTTTTCTCTATTAGTTTATGTTTAATGTCTACTTGCATATATTAAACAGGTATCAGAGTTCTGTAATCAGTTTTATCGGACGTACTTTTTGACAATTGAGCAAGAGATATTTGTTGTCTTGACAGACACTTTTCATAAACCTGGGTTCAAATTACATGTGTTGGTGCTTCAACATTTGTTCTGTCTGGTACAGTTTCAAATcgtaactttatttttctttcattagtCAGTGAAAATTTGCTATAATGAAGAGTTTGGCATTTATCAGGCTGACTCTGGCTCCCTAACTGAGCCTCTTTGGGATGCTGCTACAAATCCTTATCCTTACCCAAGTAATGCAGCTTTTGTACGTGAGTTCACAATAAAACTTTTAAGCACATCATTTCCAAACATGACTGCTTCAGAGGTAATTGAGGAgaaaactaataatataaatcCCTTTGCCCGAATAGAAGACTAATTGCAAGAAATTTGCAGGTTACGCAATTTGTTAATGGACTTTTTGAGTCAACAAATGACCTTGCCATATTTAAAACTCACATTCGAGATTTTCTTGTACAGTCAAAAGAATTTTCAGCTCAGGTAATGCTTTATATAGTACTGTATGTTTTACCTCATTTCACCAGCACCACAATTGGGAAGTTTGAACTTTTGCCCATAGAATATTGACTACTGCATCAATTTTTTGCTAAACGAAGCTGGTACAagtgataatttaaatttttccaaGCTTTtgcataatttcatttttgaattTCTTGAAATCAAACTTTTCACCTTTTAGAACCTTGTACCAGCTGAAAAAACAGCTGAAGGAAAActgttttctttaaaataattattctcttCTCTCATTGAAAGCACTTGTTCTTTTCAATATGTAACTTCATTAATTTCGCAACATGCCTGGTATTCTAATTCCTTAATGAAGTTCTATGTAACATGGCTGGTTGTTGTTTTGGTTTGCTTCCCTTAGATTATTTGACGCAGCAAGTGTATCGTTATGTGTTAGACTTGTGTTTTTAGTGTATTTGTCCAACTGCTAAGGTTTGTTAATTGTGTCCCTCTACCGCAGGATAACAAAGATCTTTATGCTGAAGAGGCTGCAGCTCAGAGACATAGGGAACGACAAAGAATGCTATCTATTCCAGGACTCGTTGCCCCGAGCGAGTTGCAAGATGAAATGGTTGACTCATAGTAGGTTACATACAATATAGAAGTTAACACATAACATCGGCATCGGCATTCTGACTTCTGTCACAGGCGCTTTGACTCAATCAAATACCGGATGGTTTGAGAACACATGCAGCGTTTTGCTCTCAAAAATCTTGTTCCCTGCTTTTCCCAATGTATCGTGTTGGCTTGTTGGCGATACTGCCCTGTTTGGGTGAGTGTTAGATTATGCAGTTGCTAATTTAGGATATGATAGTAGTCGTATGGGAGGATACATCAAGGCAGCTTCCGTAGAATCACAGGATGGATGAGTCAGTTTTAAGTATTGATCACTCCTTAGGTGTGACGTATCCTCTGATGATTTGTGCAGAAAAATCCTTTTGGTTGGATATTCTGTATTCTTTCCACCTATTAGTTTAGGGGAATTGATGCAACCATGATTGCATTAATATATGGTTTTCATGgtgttattattgttgttattattactaCTGTTATTGTagataattgaaagaaaaacctGGTTTACCTCCAATTTCTAGTCTTTGCTTGTATTAAACGTACTACATGAATTGTGGTTGTTTCTATCATGGTTATTAAACTCTCGAGTTAATTCTTAAACCTTTAAGAGTTTACGTTTCCAAACTTAGAAGTAAATTCTTTTCTATGTAAACTCTAAAATTAATTGTGAGATCGGTAGGATCGTGTAGAATCGCGAGTTTGAAACGATTTTACgagtttgaaagaggaaaaattaaaaaaaaaaacaaaatcgtttgtttgtttttattatatatttaatgaaatatatcaaaattaataacaataatttaagtatttatgttttaccatatttatttttatgaattatatatttataaattttatttatttaaaattatataattttgtagacttatttgaatttagatattatttatataatattttttatttaaaataaattcattacgAATTGAGTGTACGAATTAAATTTACTCGACTCTCATGAGTTTATGTAAAATCGCGAGATTAATAATCTTCGTTTCAATAGTTTTCCATGTAGAGATGACCATGATGTTTGTATTTGTTACACCTTTAATGTCACTCGCTGAGCGTCACCACCACTCATCTAATCAGATTGTACGGTTAGCCTTTTTTATACCTCAACTACTGTTTTAAAAATTCCtagtctttatttatttaatccaTTGATagtctaatatttatttttaactgtatGAGATCTTaactcaatataaaaaaaatatatttgctttttaatgtatttgtttCTCAATGTTATCGTAGCAAGCgacaaaataatcttttatgaatgatcaaaaaaatattttttttaatggattttaGTTTATTGGGATATGgtgatttatattaaattagatGTAAAACCTTTTTAACATTTCCTCATCAGATATCTTATTtcaaataatcttatttttgtttaatgaacatacatgtttaatttttgaaCCCATATGAAACACacttaatcatataaatattttataatgtttaattagTCAACTAATGTTTCTATTAATTAAGATGATTATTAACTTTATATACTTTATgtaattgataatataaacttaattttctAAATGTTTAGAATTGTCATTAAAATACTATAACACAACACatacaagttaattttttagtttcattttgtcaaaattttaagtatttaataattagaGATAGAAGtacttaataattaaaaattataaacaaagaagaaagaaaagaaaacgaacAGAGATACAattaataaagtgaaaaaaaaaataatatagaaagagtaggaatagaaattttatcacaaaaaacttactttcttgaaaaaataaattcattatttaattcattttattttattattactttattcttattattttatgtttagatTGTGTAActgttttttttagttcaattaaCTATTTCTAATAAAGAATTTGtgtatgataaaattaaaaaatttatttattttataattaccttttataaatataatttttataagtttagtaataccttttattttttattatcataaaataaaatccgAAACCCATGCCAATACTAACTATTAAATAGATTATCTTCTATTTGTTTCAAACTCATCAGTTAAATAATCCAGTAGGTTAAGACATTGGTCAAACACGTATATTTATAAGTTGTGAAGGCTTTCAAtgatagataatgatattttcacaattattttaacatttgaatattgattatgtgttaatttgtgattggtcaaaaattactctacaatcaataataataattattattattaattataaattaatttttcaccacagattaacacgtaatcaatatctaaatgttgtcaaaaaaatattgtcgaAATATCACTATCCTTCAATTAT
Proteins encoded:
- the LOC106777811 gene encoding protein EXPORTIN 1A, with the translated sequence MAAEKLRDLTQPIDVPLLDATVAAFYGTGSKEQRTAADQILRDLQNNPDTWLQVMHILQNTQSLNTKFFALQVLEGVIKYRWNALPAEQRDGMKNFISDVIVQLSRNEVSFRTERLYVNKLNIILVQILKHEWPVRWRSFVPDLVSAAKTSETICENCMAILKLLSEEVFDFSRGEMTQQKIKELKQSLNSEFQLIHELCLYVLSASQRTELICATLSTLNAFLSWIPLGYIFESPLLETLLKFFPIPAYQNLTLQCLTEVAALQFRNYFDAHIKMYNIFMVQLQSILPPTTNIPEAYAHGSSEEQAFIQNVALFFTSFFKVHIRILESTQENISALLLGLEYLINISYVDDTEVFKVCLDYWNVLVAELFEPHHGLENPAATAASMIGLQVPGMVDGIGSQLLQRRQLYTGPMSKLRMLMICRMAKPEEVLIVEDENGNIVRETMKDNAVLVQYKIMRETLIYLSHLDHDDTEKQMLRKLSKQLSGEDWTWNNLNTLCWAIGSISGSMMEEQENRFLVMVIRDLLNLCEITKGKDNKAVIASNIMYVVGQYPRFLRAHWKFLKTVVNKLFEFMHETHPGVQDMACDTFLKIVQKCKRKFVITQVGENGPFVSELLTTLPNTIVDLEPHQIHSFYESVGYMIQAESDVQKRDEYLQKLMVLPNQRWMEIIGKAHQNVDFLKDQDVIRNVLNILQTNTSVASSLGTYFLPQITLIFLDMLNVYRMYSELISKSIAEGGPFASRTSYVKLLRSVKRETLKLVDTFLDKAEDQPQIAKHFVPPMMDPVLGDYARNVPDARESEVLSLFATVVNKYKAAMVEDVPRIFEAVFQCTLEMITKNFEDYPEHRLKFFSLLCAIATHCFPALICLSSQQLKLVMDSIIWAFRHTERNIAETGLNLLFEMLKKFQVSEFCNQFYRTYFLTIEQEIFVVLTDTFHKPGFKLHVLVLQHLFCLADSGSLTEPLWDAATNPYPYPSNAAFVREFTIKLLSTSFPNMTASEVTQFVNGLFESTNDLAIFKTHIRDFLVQSKEFSAQDNKDLYAEEAAAQRHRERQRMLSIPGLVAPSELQDEMVDS